One Streptomyces sp. RPA4-2 genomic window carries:
- a CDS encoding Gfo/Idh/MocA family protein, translating into MSGAAQRPLRLGALGTSSIARRRTLPRAVAAPEVELVAVAGRSPQKTAAFAERFGCAAEADLASLLERPDVEAVYISTPTALHRTWAARALRAGKHVLVEKPVGVNAHEARELADLARERGLVLRENFMFLHHPQHAFAADLVRQGRLGRLSTMHAAFCIPPLPADDIRYVPDMGGGALLDVGVYPLRAAQLLLGKGLQVAGAVLRTRPDGLDLSGQALLVSPSGVLANVTFGFEHAYASAYSLWGDTARLSVTRAFTPPPAYQPVLVLEEQDHEERFTLPAADQLHNCLAEFAAAVRRGDTGGAEEADRRRAVVAGMDLVDLVNKVAVRVPVGDGREERDRPTGGR; encoded by the coding sequence GTGAGCGGCGCCGCGCAACGGCCGCTGCGGCTGGGTGCGCTGGGGACCTCGTCCATCGCGCGCCGTCGTACGCTGCCGAGGGCGGTGGCCGCGCCGGAGGTGGAACTCGTCGCCGTCGCGGGCCGGTCGCCGCAGAAGACGGCGGCGTTCGCCGAGCGGTTCGGCTGTGCGGCGGAGGCGGATCTCGCGTCGCTGCTGGAGCGCCCGGACGTGGAGGCGGTGTACATCTCCACGCCGACCGCGCTGCACCGCACCTGGGCTGCGCGGGCGCTGCGGGCGGGCAAGCACGTGCTGGTCGAGAAGCCGGTCGGGGTGAACGCGCACGAGGCACGTGAACTGGCCGACCTGGCGCGGGAGCGCGGGCTGGTGCTGCGGGAGAACTTCATGTTCCTGCACCATCCGCAGCACGCCTTCGCCGCGGACCTGGTGCGCCAGGGGCGGCTGGGCCGGCTGAGCACGATGCACGCCGCCTTCTGCATTCCGCCGCTGCCCGCCGACGACATCCGCTACGTGCCCGACATGGGCGGCGGGGCCCTGCTGGACGTGGGGGTGTATCCGCTGCGCGCCGCCCAACTGCTGCTGGGCAAGGGGCTCCAGGTGGCCGGGGCGGTGCTGCGCACGCGTCCGGACGGGCTGGACCTGTCGGGTCAGGCGCTGCTGGTCTCACCGTCCGGTGTCCTCGCGAACGTGACGTTCGGTTTCGAGCACGCGTATGCGTCGGCGTACTCGCTGTGGGGTGACACGGCGCGTCTGTCGGTGACGCGCGCCTTCACCCCGCCGCCCGCGTACCAGCCCGTGCTCGTGCTGGAGGAGCAGGATCACGAGGAGCGGTTCACGCTCCCGGCCGCCGACCAACTGCACAATTGCCTGGCCGAGTTCGCGGCGGCGGTCCGGCGGGGCGACACGGGCGGCGCCGAGGAGGCCGACAGGCGCCGGGCCGTGGTGGCGGGCATGGACCTGGTCGACCTGGTGAACAAGGTGGCCGTGCGGGTGCCCGTGGGTGACGGCCGGGAGGAACGGGACAGACCCACCGGCGGCAGGTGA
- a CDS encoding VC0807 family protein gives MAPPTSPGSAYDSPPPPPAGDADEVPASPRAPAGAWGFLATVVCDIVLPAALYYVLRDLGADEITSLLVSGSAPALHTLYSAVRHRKVDALGVFTITLLAVSALASVVTASPRIVLARNSLFTALAGVWLLVTLFTARPFTYQAVKALLPGRGERLESLWEQDVAFRRVWRAVTVLWGLGLLADALLRLIMAYTLPVDSVPALDAALYAATWIVLQVVTQIALYRSGTFRKIFSR, from the coding sequence ATGGCTCCCCCCACCTCCCCCGGTTCCGCCTACGACAGTCCGCCGCCCCCGCCCGCCGGGGACGCGGACGAGGTTCCCGCGTCGCCCAGGGCCCCGGCCGGGGCATGGGGCTTCCTCGCCACCGTGGTCTGCGACATCGTCCTGCCGGCCGCCCTCTACTACGTGCTGCGCGACCTGGGCGCCGACGAGATCACCTCGCTGCTGGTCAGCGGATCGGCGCCCGCCCTGCACACGCTGTACTCGGCGGTGCGCCACCGCAAGGTCGACGCCCTCGGCGTCTTCACCATCACGCTGCTCGCCGTGAGCGCCCTCGCCTCGGTCGTGACCGCCAGCCCGCGCATCGTGCTCGCGCGCAACAGCCTGTTCACCGCCCTCGCCGGGGTATGGCTGCTGGTCACCCTCTTCACCGCCCGCCCCTTCACCTACCAGGCCGTCAAGGCACTGCTGCCCGGCCGTGGCGAACGCCTGGAGAGCCTGTGGGAACAGGACGTCGCGTTCCGCCGTGTGTGGCGCGCGGTGACCGTCCTGTGGGGCCTGGGGCTCCTCGCGGACGCCCTGCTGCGCCTGATCATGGCTTACACCCTGCCCGTCGACAGCGTGCCCGCGCTCGACGCGGCCCTGTACGCGGCCACCTGGATCGTGCTCCAGGTCGTCACGCAGATCGCGCTGTACCGCTCGGGCACCTTCCGCAAGATTTTCTCCCGCTGA